From the Kogia breviceps isolate mKogBre1 chromosome 3, mKogBre1 haplotype 1, whole genome shotgun sequence genome, one window contains:
- the RTL1 gene encoding retrotransposon-like protein 1, producing MIEPSEDSFETMMERKNPSSKQMESSEGSSNTTVETPGSRAAAAAAAAAGLASGLAQEMEELPIDLLQDMEEPSSGPHREIKDPPNDLLQDLEESRDGSRLEVGGPFGGAPGSVGEVSVNPRGAREEQDDCTDLAGWEEEELPEEPADSSTAGITGTVASIISLYFRMQDLREQQRVAEEILMRAISAGQLPTPGKFSGDRREYHEFIVLCQLILQSYPRMFYSDRLRVGYVICHLSGLALEWAKDLVERESPLIDNFPAFLEAMSDTFQYRQALRVAEEAMFNLRQGDRAAIDYVNEFQGLVPTLGWPDEVLQAHLCQGLKEEIRHYLFRVPQPDSLDSLIVLVLQIEEKLAERRAVLRLPPEARPRNLAWIDSPAPERWVVGSWPPCEAHPAISRDHLFLLLMVRVSPYHSVAVQALLDSGAGGNFMDERFAQEHCVGLYEKPSPRSAQSVDGPPVGREPVGLYTEPLVCTHQNHQESLEFDIVRSPDFSVILGTNWLRVHSPEVDWVSGRCTFHSPHCLKNCFRPPSPCVALERHAISLLPGLPPPYSDLADVFNPKEAGEETSDQPSSDGSDDLSESEPSELQQAGDSDHSETYYECPSSAPWEPVGARTQERARRGEHWDPQDTLTSGHDYVQMIPELFDQLHGAAWFTKLELRGTVVEESMNAHRAEDVWKAAFGLELQEMTSYPPFLICADPIIPQRVIHFILKDMLGFFVLSYGREVLVYSMSREEHPHHVRQVLVRFRYHRVYCSLDRSQFHRRTAEFLGFVMSPKGVRLSKSTVSAVTGCPIPGSTTSLRNLMEFAFPYRHFVERFAAITEPLVRQLLSNRSFSWGREEQGAFERLKRAFREAPLLHHPKPQNPFYLETGVTDTSLHASLIQVDGRTGKRVCCAFYSRNISPIEVEASPAEMKILPVRAAFMVWCRYLENTEEPIKILLSTEDLASLNNDRLTVLLPGHWVFFFAHFHFDVMERPEPKGGRPGPPVRKLPRRRALQHRAATRPVTLFAMGGSPGHQPPESGDEENEDALHRDEPNGQNLQQEFLALIPADQILGSFLAHFSTAQIRAVILHFFRGLLFWKNLLAVAALLVLLRFRRRLALPPAPTSDTARPPPRRSLHLLLDPSLIAGGGLAGGGLAPAVARLFAQMPPLTGAGAIPAEELAELFLGPGQRQRDGLLGLRFTPEFWQTLCEFLALRVAPREGAHPHPRPNRYLELHAVDDEDAVLREALQDDLQRYRQCGLHDGLQDTSQDKQGTDVREALSTDAPGALAPRRRLPTDTDADADAHRLLYSHSARGRSVPINWELAARALTRFLTTAHTRSTPTLIGVSPPRGRATREELPSEEEDADLD from the coding sequence ATGATAGAACCCTCTGAAGACTCATTTGAGACGATGATGGAGCGTAAGAATCCATCATCAAAACAAATGGAGTCCTCCGAGGGCTCATCCAACACCACCGTGGAGACACCAGGCAGcagagcggcggcggcggcggcggcggcggcggggctggCCAGTGGCCTGGCCCAGGAAATGGAAGAGCTGCCCATTGATCTCCTCCAAGACATGGAGGAGCCATCCAGTGGCCCACATAGGGAAATAAAGGATCCACCCAATGACCTACTCCAAGACCTGGAGGAGTCACGCGATGGTTCACGTCTGGAAGTGGGGGGTCCATTCGGCGGGGCACCTGGTAGCGTGGGAGAGGTATCAGTCAACCCACGGGGAGCCCGGGAGGAGCAAGACGACTGCACTGACCTGGCtgggtgggaagaggaggagctTCCCGAAGAGCCGGCGGACAGCTCGACGGCAGGGATCACGGGCACGGTGGCGTCCATCATCTCTCTGTACTTCCGGATGCAAGACCTCAGAGAGCAGCAGAGAGTGGCGGAAGAGATCCTGATGAGGGCCATCAGCGCCGGCCAACTGCCGACCCCAGGCAAATTCTCGGGCGATCGCAGAGAATACCACGAGTTCATCGTGCTCTGCCAGCTGATCTTACAGAGCTACCCAAGGATGTTCTACAGCGACCGCCTGCGAGTGGGGTACGTCATCTGCCACCTCTCGGGCTTGGCCTTGGAATGGGCCAAAGATCTGGTGGAGAGAGAAAGCCCCCTGATTGACAACTTCCCAGCCTTCCTGGAGGCCATGTCCGACACGTTCCAGTACCGCCAGGCCCTGCGGGTGGCGGAAGAGGCCATGTTCAACCTCAGGCAGGGGGATCGCGCCGCCATCGACTACGTCAACGAGTTCCAGGGCCTGGTACCCACCCTGGGCTGGCCGGACGAAGTCCTGCAGGCCCACCTGTGCCAGGGGCTCAAGGAGGAGATCAGGCACTATCTCTTCCGCGTCCCCCAGCCGGACTCGCTGGACAGTCTGATCGTGCTGGTCCTGCAGATAGAAGAGAAGCTGGCGGAGAGGAGGGCGGTGCTGAGGCTGCCGCCGGAGGCCCGCCCGCGGAACCTGGCCTGGATCGACTCACCTGCCCCGGAGCGCTGGGTGGTGGGCAGCTGGCCGCCCTGCGAGGCCCACCCCGCCATCAGCCGCGACCACCTGTTCCTGCTGCTCATGGTGAGGGTGAGCCCCTACCACAGCGTGGCGGTCCAGGCCCTGCTCGActcgggggcggggggcaacTTCATGGATGAGAGGTTCGCCCAAGAGCACTGCGTCGGGCTCTACGAGAAGCCCTCCCCGCGGTCGGCCCAGTCCGTGGACGGCCCGCCGGTCGGCCGCGAGCCCGTCGGGCTCTACACCGAGCCGCTGGTGTGCACCCACCAGAACCACCAGGAGTCCCTGGAATTCGACATCGTTCGGTCTCCCGACTTCTCCGTGATCCTCGGCACCAACTGGCTCCGAGTGCACAGCCCAGAGGTCGACTGGGTCAGCGGCCGCTGCACCTTCCACTCCCCCCACTGCCTGAAGAACTGCTTCCGCCCGCCCTCACCGTGTGTCGCTCTGGAAAGACACGCCATAAGCCTGCTGCCCGGACTGCCGCCCCCCTACTCCGACCTGGCCGACGTGTTTAACCCGAAGGAAGCAGGTGAGGAGACTTCCGACCAGCCAAGCTCAGACGGATCCGATGATCTTTCTGAATCAGAGCCCTCTGAGCTTCAGCAGGCTGGAGACAGTGATCACAGCGAGACCTACTACGAGTGTCCCTCCAGCGCGCCGTGGGAACCTGTGGGAGCCAGGACGCAAGAGCGAGCCAGGCGGGGGGAGCACTGGGACCCGCAGGACACGCTGACCAGCGGGCACGACTACGTACAGATGATTCCAGAACTATTCGACCAGTTACACGGAGCTGCGTGGTTCACGAAGCTGGAGCTGCGCGGCACCGTCGTGGAGGAAAGCATGAACGCGCACCGAGCAGAAGACGTATGGAAAGCAGCGTTCGGTCTGGAGCTTCAAGAGATGACGAGCTACCCGCCCTTCCTGATCTGCGCGGACCCCATCATCCCTCAGCGCGTGATCCACTTTATCCTGAAGGACATGCTCGGTTTCTTCGTCCTCTCGTACGGGCGGGAAGTCCTGGTCTACTCAATGAGCCGGGAGGAGCACCCCCACCACGTCCGCCAGGTCCTGGTCCGCTTCCGCTACCACCGCGTCTACTGCTCCCTGGACAGAAGCCAGTTCCACCGGCGCACCGCCGAATTCCTGGGATTCGTCATGAGCCCCAAAGGGGTGAGACTCAGCAAGAGCACCGTGAGCGCCGTAACAGGGTGCCCCATCCCAGGCTCTACGACGTCCCTGCGAAACCTCATGGAGTTCGCCTTCCCGTACCGGCACTTCGTGGAGCGCTTCGCCGCCATCACGGAGCCCCTGGTGCGGCAGCTACTGAGCAACCGGTCCTTCTCCTGGGGGCGCGAGGAGCAGGGCGCCTTCGAGCGCCTGAAGCGGGCCTTCCGCGAGGcgcccctcctccaccacccCAAGCCCCAGAACCCGTTCTACTTGGAGACGGGTGTCACCGACACGTCCCTGCACGCCTCCCTGATCCAAGTCGACGGCCGAACCGGCAAGCGAGTCTGCTGCGCTTTCTATTCTCGGAACATCTCCCCGATCGAGGTCGAGGCCTCGCCGGCGGAGATGAAGATCCTTCCGGTACGGGCTGCCTTCATGGTGTGGTGCCGCTACCTGGAGAACACCGAGGAGCCCATCAAGATCCTCCTCAGCACAGAGGATCTGGCCTCCCTGAATAATGACAGGCTCACCGTACTTCTCCCCGGGCATTGGGTCTTCTTCTTCGCCCACTTCCACTTTGACGTCATGGAGCGGCCAGAACCAAAGGGCGGCCGGCCCGGGCCGCCCGTGCGGAAACTTCCCCGGAGAAGAGCCCTCCAGCACCGCGCCGCCACCCGGCCAGTGACGCTCTTCGCTATGGGAGGGTCCCCCGGGCATCAGCCCCCAGAATCGGGGGACGAAGAGAACGAAGATGCCCTTCACCGGGACGAGCCAAACGGGCAGAACCTCCAGCAGGAGTTCCTGGCTCTGATACCAGCTGACCAAATACTCGGCAGCTTCCTCGCCCATTTCAGCACAGCCCAGATCAGGGCCGTCATCCTGCACTTCTTCCGAGGCCTCCTGTTCTGGAAGAACCTCCTGGCCGTGGCCGCCCTCCTGGTGCTGCTGCGGTTCAGAAGGCGCCTCGCCCTGCCGCCCGCGCCCACCTCGGACACGGCCCGGCCGCCGCCACGGCGCTCCCTGCACCTGCTCCTGGACCCGTCCCTCATCGCTGGCGGCGGCCTCGCTGGCGGCGGCCTCGCCCCCGCCGTCGCCCGGCTGTTCGCCCAGATGCCCCCGCTCACGGGCGCCGGCGCCATCCCAGCCGAGGAACTGGCCGAGCTGTTCCTGGGCCCCGGCCAGCGGCAGCGCGACGGCCTGCTTGGCCTGCGATTCACGCCCGAGTTCTGGCAGACGCTGTGCGAGTTCTTGGCCCTCAGAGTCGCCCCCCGTGAGGGGGCCCACCCCCACCCGCGCCCGAACCGCTACCTGGAGCTGCACGCCGTCGATGATGAGGATGCCGTCTTGCGAGAAGCCCTGCAAGACGACCTGCAACGTTACCGTCAGTGTGGCCTGCATGACGGCCTGCAAGACACCTCGCAGGACAAGCAGGGGACCGACGTGCGGGAGGCCCTGAGCACCGACGCCCCGGGCGCCCTCGCGCCCCGCCGGCGCCTCCCCACCGACACCGACGCCGACGCCGACGCCCACCGCCTGCTCTACAGCCACAGCGCCCGAGGGCGGTCCGTCCCGATCAACTGGGAGCTGGCAGCCAGGGCCCTGACCCGCTTCCTGACCACCGCCCACACCCGGTCTACACCCACCCTCATCGGGGTGAGCCCCCCCAGGGGAAGGGCAACGCGGGAGGAGCTGCCCAGCGAAGAGGAGGACGCGGACCTCGACTGA